A stretch of Bradyrhizobium sp. CCBAU 53338 DNA encodes these proteins:
- a CDS encoding nuclear transport factor 2 family protein, protein MNQDLEQLTALNRDYVASVQNCDVKRFDEILAPEFYCSNPDKTLVDRAAFLEQTARPIAIRNLHAFDVVIRIMGDFAIIHAATSYTTADGQQATGRYTDCWAKKNGTWLTVSAHVSR, encoded by the coding sequence ATGAACCAGGACCTCGAACAGCTCACCGCACTCAACCGCGACTACGTCGCATCCGTGCAGAACTGCGACGTCAAGCGCTTCGACGAGATCCTGGCGCCGGAATTCTATTGCTCCAATCCCGACAAGACACTGGTCGACCGCGCCGCCTTCCTGGAGCAGACGGCACGGCCGATCGCGATCCGCAATCTGCACGCATTCGACGTCGTCATCCGCATCATGGGCGATTTCGCCATCATCCACGCGGCGACGAGCTACACCACCGCGGACGGCCAACAGGCGACCGGGCGCTATACCGATTGCTGGGCGAAGAAGAACGGGACGTGGCTGACCGTGTCGGCGCACGTGTCGCGGTGA
- a CDS encoding alpha/beta hydrolase translates to MASLTDIPLPAGIRSRYVDGINGLRMHVLEAGFETNGRPCILLLHGFPELAFSWRKVMPALAAAGYHVLAPDQRGYGRTTGWTADYDGDLTPFSLLNLVRDALALVSAFGYRQVDLAGHDFGSPVAAWCALIRPDVFRSVTLMSAPFGGAPPLPFNTVDAPATPPAEDPVHRELAALPRPRKHYQWYYSTRPANADMVDAPQGLHDFLRAYYHHKSADWTDNNPTPLKSWSAGELAKLPTYYVMDLDETMAETVAKEMPSAAAIAANQWLPDSDLAYYAAEYGRTGFQGGLQWYRYGTTGILNSEMQLFSGRSIDVPSCFISGKQDWGTYQRPGVFEAMQGGGCTNMLGCHLVDRAGHWVQQEQPAEVSRLLLGFLEQAARHR, encoded by the coding sequence ATGGCATCACTCACCGACATCCCCCTTCCCGCCGGCATCCGCTCACGATATGTCGACGGCATCAACGGCTTGCGCATGCATGTGCTGGAGGCCGGTTTCGAGACCAATGGGCGCCCCTGCATCCTGCTGCTGCACGGGTTTCCCGAGCTCGCCTTCTCCTGGCGCAAAGTGATGCCGGCGCTCGCGGCTGCGGGCTATCACGTGCTCGCACCCGACCAGCGCGGCTATGGCCGCACCACGGGATGGACCGCTGACTACGACGGCGATCTCACGCCATTCTCGCTGCTCAATCTGGTTCGCGATGCGCTCGCGCTGGTGTCGGCATTCGGCTACAGGCAGGTCGACCTCGCCGGACATGATTTCGGCAGCCCGGTCGCCGCCTGGTGCGCCCTGATCCGGCCCGACGTGTTTCGTTCGGTGACGTTGATGAGCGCGCCGTTCGGCGGGGCGCCGCCGCTGCCGTTCAATACGGTCGATGCGCCGGCAACGCCGCCAGCCGAAGACCCTGTCCATCGCGAGCTCGCCGCGCTGCCGCGCCCGCGCAAGCACTATCAATGGTACTATTCGACACGGCCGGCCAATGCCGACATGGTCGACGCGCCGCAGGGCCTGCATGATTTCCTGCGCGCCTATTATCATCACAAGAGCGCGGACTGGACCGACAACAACCCCACTCCGCTGAAATCCTGGTCGGCGGGCGAGCTCGCAAAACTGCCGACCTATTACGTGATGGACCTCGACGAGACCATGGCCGAGACGGTCGCGAAGGAGATGCCGTCGGCCGCCGCGATCGCCGCCAACCAATGGCTGCCGGACAGCGATCTCGCCTATTACGCCGCCGAATATGGCCGCACCGGATTCCAGGGCGGGTTGCAATGGTATCGCTACGGCACGACGGGCATTCTCAACAGCGAGATGCAGTTGTTCTCGGGCCGCAGCATCGACGTGCCCTCGTGCTTCATCTCGGGCAAGCAGGATTGGGGCACCTACCAGCGGCCCGGCGTGTTCGAGGCGATGCAGGGGGGCGGCTGCACCAACATGCTCGGCTGCCATCTCGTCGACCGCGCCGGCCATTGGGTGCAGCAGGAGCAGCCTGCCGAGGTCAGCCGGTTGCTGCTCGGCTTTCTCGAACAGGCTGCACGGCATCGGTAG
- a CDS encoding fumarylacetoacetate hydrolase family protein: protein MKLVRYGEKGAEKPGLIDKSGQLRDLSAHVKDLTGEAYSPESLKKLAAIDPASLPAVSGKPRFGAPVTGISKFVAIGLNYSDHAKETGAAIPTEPIIFMKANTSLSGPNDNVEKPRGSTKLDWEVEIAAIIGTRAKYVSEADALNYVAGYCVCNDVSERNFQTERLGQWTKGKSHDTFGPVGPWLATKDEIKDVQNLSMWLDVNGQRRQTGSTKTMIFSMAKCISYVSQFMTLLPGDIITTGTPPGVGLGMKPPTFLNVGDVVTLGIEGLGEQRQEIVAA from the coding sequence ATGAAGCTTGTTCGTTACGGCGAAAAGGGTGCGGAAAAGCCCGGCCTGATCGACAAATCCGGCCAGTTGCGCGACCTCTCGGCGCATGTGAAGGACCTCACCGGCGAGGCCTATTCGCCGGAATCTCTAAAGAAGCTCGCGGCCATCGATCCGGCCTCGCTGCCGGCCGTCTCCGGCAAGCCGCGCTTCGGCGCCCCCGTCACCGGCATCTCGAAATTCGTCGCGATCGGCCTCAACTACAGCGACCACGCCAAGGAGACCGGCGCCGCCATTCCGACCGAGCCGATCATCTTCATGAAGGCCAACACGTCGCTGTCCGGCCCGAACGATAACGTCGAGAAGCCGCGCGGCTCGACCAAGCTCGACTGGGAAGTCGAGATCGCCGCGATCATCGGCACCCGCGCCAAGTACGTCTCGGAAGCCGATGCGCTGAACTACGTCGCCGGCTATTGCGTCTGCAACGACGTGTCCGAGCGCAACTTCCAGACCGAGCGCCTGGGCCAGTGGACCAAGGGCAAATCGCACGACACGTTCGGCCCGGTCGGACCTTGGCTTGCGACCAAGGACGAGATCAAGGACGTGCAGAACCTCTCGATGTGGCTCGACGTCAATGGTCAGCGCCGCCAGACGGGCTCGACCAAGACGATGATCTTCTCGATGGCCAAGTGCATCTCCTACGTCTCGCAGTTCATGACCCTGCTGCCGGGCGACATCATCACTACGGGCACCCCGCCCGGCGTCGGCCTCGGCATGAAGCCGCCGACCTTCCTCAACGTCGGCGACGTCGTGACGCTCGGCATCGAAGGCCTCGGCGAGCAACGCCAGGAGATCGTGGCGGCGTAA
- a CDS encoding DUF3775 domain-containing protein: MPELAISADKVAFIIEKAREFDVKESGSDPDSGSNPSDDDEIDVLEDTNSDPVAAELSGFIRALNEDEQLDLVTLMWLGRGDGDVDEWDDLRARAIEARSEYKAPRREVVQYLLGEPMLGDLLADGMDELGIDWSGERTTPVS; this comes from the coding sequence ATGCCAGAGCTAGCGATTTCCGCCGACAAGGTCGCCTTCATCATCGAGAAGGCGCGTGAATTCGACGTCAAGGAATCGGGATCGGATCCGGATTCAGGCTCCAACCCCTCCGATGACGACGAGATCGACGTGCTGGAGGACACCAATTCCGATCCGGTCGCGGCCGAGCTATCCGGCTTCATCCGGGCGCTGAACGAGGACGAGCAGCTCGACCTGGTCACGCTGATGTGGCTCGGTCGCGGCGACGGCGATGTCGACGAGTGGGACGACCTGCGCGCCCGCGCCATCGAGGCGCGCAGCGAGTACAAGGCGCCGAGGCGCGAGGTGGTGCAATATCTGCTCGGCGAGCCGATGCTGGGCGATCTGCTCGCCGACGGCATGGACGAACTCGGCATCGACTGGAGCGGCGAGCGGACCACGCCTGTGTCGTAG
- a CDS encoding amidase yields the protein MAKSEWSFKSAVELSAALTARKVSAVELAQDAIDRIERHDDKINAICVRDFDRALSAARDADAALARGERRPLLGLPMTVKESYNIAGLPTTWGNPAQRDFIAKDDSLPVARVKDAGTVVLGKTNVPLALADWQSYNDIYGTTNNPYDLGRTPGGSSGGSSAALAAGYGPLSIGSDIGGSLRVPAFHCGVYAHKPTFNLVAMRGHVAPPAPPLPFERDLSVIGPMARSAADLALLLEVMAGPDPIEAGVAYRLDLPAARHAAFRDFRVLVIDTDPLLPTDTAVRGTINTLADNLAKAGVKIERSSPLLPDFAASSRLYMRMLLSFLAASFAPDVYAGAKAAAAALPEGDNSLAAERLRGISLSHRDWVVANAGRTRLRAQWRELFKTYDAVICPVMPTPAYPHDHSDDQEQRRIKIDGEEYVYPDQLAWPGIATLPGLPSTAIPSGFAPDGLPVGVQIVGPWLEDRTPLKLAELIEREFGGFVPPKMFDD from the coding sequence GTGGCGAAGTCGGAATGGAGTTTCAAGAGCGCGGTCGAGCTGTCGGCCGCGTTGACGGCAAGGAAGGTCTCCGCCGTCGAGCTCGCGCAGGATGCGATCGACCGCATCGAGCGTCACGACGACAAGATCAACGCGATCTGCGTCCGGGATTTCGATCGTGCGCTGAGCGCCGCCCGTGACGCGGATGCGGCATTGGCCCGCGGCGAGCGCAGGCCGCTGCTCGGCCTGCCGATGACGGTGAAGGAATCCTACAACATCGCCGGCCTGCCCACGACCTGGGGCAATCCTGCGCAGAGAGATTTCATCGCCAAGGACGACTCGCTGCCGGTGGCGCGGGTGAAGGACGCCGGCACCGTCGTGCTCGGCAAGACCAACGTGCCGCTCGCGCTCGCCGACTGGCAGAGCTACAACGACATCTACGGCACCACCAACAATCCCTATGATCTCGGCCGCACGCCGGGCGGCTCGTCCGGCGGCTCTTCCGCGGCGCTCGCCGCGGGCTATGGCCCGCTGTCGATCGGCTCGGACATCGGCGGCTCGCTGCGCGTGCCGGCGTTCCATTGCGGCGTCTATGCGCACAAGCCGACCTTCAACTTGGTCGCCATGCGCGGGCATGTCGCGCCGCCGGCGCCGCCGCTGCCGTTCGAGCGCGATCTCTCGGTGATCGGTCCGATGGCGCGGAGCGCTGCCGACCTCGCGCTGCTGCTCGAGGTCATGGCCGGCCCCGATCCGATCGAGGCGGGCGTCGCCTACAGGCTCGATCTCCCCGCGGCGCGACATGCCGCGTTCAGGGATTTTCGTGTGCTGGTGATCGACACCGATCCGCTGCTGCCGACCGACACGGCCGTGCGTGGCACCATCAACACGCTCGCCGACAATCTGGCCAAGGCTGGCGTCAAGATCGAACGCAGCAGCCCGCTGCTGCCTGACTTCGCGGCCTCGTCGCGGCTCTATATGCGCATGCTGCTGTCGTTCCTGGCGGCCAGCTTTGCACCTGATGTCTATGCCGGCGCCAAGGCGGCCGCCGCGGCCCTGCCGGAAGGCGACAACAGCCTCGCCGCGGAAAGATTGCGCGGCATCTCGCTGAGCCATCGCGACTGGGTGGTGGCGAACGCCGGACGCACCCGGTTGCGCGCGCAATGGCGCGAGCTGTTCAAGACGTATGACGCGGTGATCTGCCCGGTCATGCCGACGCCGGCCTATCCCCACGATCACTCGGACGACCAGGAGCAGCGCCGCATCAAGATCGACGGCGAGGAGTATGTCTATCCCGACCAGCTCGCCTGGCCCGGCATCGCGACGCTCCCCGGCCTGCCCTCGACCGCGATCCCATCAGGCTTCGCACCCGATGGGTTGCCGGTCGGCGTACAGATCGTCGGCCCGTGGCTGGAGGACCGCACGCCGCTCAAGCTTGCCGAGCTGATCGAGCGCGAATTCGGCGGATTCGTGCCGCCGAAGATGTTTGACGATTGA
- a CDS encoding MBL fold metallo-hydrolase, whose translation MHWKIGKVKITKVVEMETVGSTRFILPLASNDEIRKLPWLIPHFATEEGRLKMSIHSLVVETPSRRIVVDTGLGNDKQGRNVPTWNNRNTPFLEMMAAAGFPPESIDTVLCTHLHVDHVGWNTKLVGGKWVPAFPKARYVFGRTEYEHWRDHSSEPDKLAVFSDSVKPIVDADRADLIPSDHRLGEHISMIPTPGHSPGHMSILIQSDGEQGLLTGDVAHHPCQMAHLGWSSTADSDQAQSAATRRELFDRFADTPTLVVGGHFSAGHIRREGDAFRFVALQS comes from the coding sequence ATGCATTGGAAGATCGGCAAGGTCAAAATCACCAAGGTGGTGGAGATGGAGACGGTCGGCTCGACCCGCTTCATTCTGCCTCTGGCGAGCAATGACGAGATCCGGAAGCTGCCCTGGCTGATCCCTCATTTCGCCACCGAGGAAGGCCGGCTGAAAATGTCGATCCATTCGCTGGTGGTGGAGACGCCCTCGCGCCGGATCGTGGTCGACACCGGGCTCGGCAACGACAAGCAGGGCCGCAACGTCCCGACCTGGAATAACCGCAACACACCGTTCCTGGAGATGATGGCGGCGGCGGGTTTTCCGCCTGAAAGCATCGACACCGTGCTGTGCACCCATCTTCACGTCGACCACGTCGGCTGGAATACGAAGCTCGTCGGCGGCAAATGGGTGCCGGCCTTCCCGAAGGCCCGTTACGTGTTCGGCCGCACCGAATACGAGCACTGGCGCGACCACTCGTCCGAGCCGGACAAGCTGGCCGTCTTCAGCGATTCCGTGAAGCCGATCGTCGATGCCGACCGTGCCGATCTGATCCCGAGCGATCACCGCCTCGGCGAGCACATCAGCATGATCCCGACGCCCGGCCACAGCCCGGGCCATATGAGCATTTTGATCCAGTCGGACGGCGAGCAGGGTCTCTTGACCGGCGACGTCGCCCATCACCCCTGCCAGATGGCGCATCTTGGCTGGTCCTCCACCGCGGATTCGGACCAGGCGCAGTCGGCCGCCACACGGCGCGAGCTGTTCGACCGGTTTGCCGATACGCCGACTCTGGTGGTCGGCGGGCATTTCTCGGCCGGGCATATCCGGCGGGAGGGCGATGCGTTCAGGTTTGTGGCGCTGCAATCATAG
- a CDS encoding SDR family oxidoreductase — protein MDLGIKGRRAIVCASSKGLGRACAISLAEAGVDVTLTARGAEALKKTADDIRKAYPGVKVTEIVGDITTPAGREAVLKACPEPDILINNAGGPPPGDFRNWTRDDWIKAIDANMLTPIELIKATVDGMMARKFGRIVNITSAAVKAPIDILGLSNGARAGLTGFIAGLSRKTVINNVTINGLLPGPFETDRLTGTAKAEADKRGTTPEQILAERAKLNPAGRFGQPDEFGYACAFLCGAKAGFITGQNILLDGGAFPGTL, from the coding sequence GTGGATCTTGGGATCAAAGGCCGCCGCGCCATCGTCTGCGCATCCAGCAAGGGCTTGGGGCGCGCTTGCGCCATCTCGCTGGCCGAAGCCGGTGTCGACGTCACGCTGACCGCGCGCGGCGCCGAAGCGCTGAAGAAGACGGCCGACGACATCCGCAAGGCCTATCCCGGCGTGAAGGTCACCGAAATCGTCGGCGACATCACCACGCCCGCCGGCCGCGAGGCCGTGCTGAAAGCCTGCCCCGAGCCCGATATCCTGATCAACAACGCCGGCGGCCCGCCGCCCGGCGATTTCCGCAACTGGACCCGCGACGACTGGATCAAGGCGATCGATGCCAACATGCTGACGCCGATCGAGCTGATCAAGGCGACCGTCGACGGCATGATGGCGCGCAAGTTCGGCCGCATCGTCAACATCACCTCGGCCGCGGTGAAAGCGCCCATCGACATCCTCGGCCTCTCCAACGGCGCACGCGCCGGCCTCACCGGCTTCATCGCCGGCCTGTCGCGCAAGACCGTGATCAACAACGTCACCATCAACGGCCTCTTGCCGGGCCCGTTCGAGACCGACCGCCTGACCGGCACCGCGAAGGCCGAGGCCGACAAGCGCGGCACGACGCCCGAGCAGATTCTGGCCGAGCGCGCAAAACTCAATCCGGCCGGCCGCTTCGGCCAGCCCGACGAGTTCGGCTATGCCTGCGCATTCCTGTGCGGTGCCAAGGCGGGCTTCATCACCGGACAGAACATCTTGCTCGATGGTGGTGCGTTCCCGGGCACGCTGTGA
- the mbfA gene encoding iron exporter MbfA — protein MKNFADLTEREVLAVAISSEEQDSRIYMTFAEDLRERYPDTAKIFEEMAEEERGHRHRLLQLFEERFGPHLPPIRREDVKGFLRRRPIWLTKNLPLDTIRKEVETMELEAERFYARAAEQAKDVGVRRLLGDLAEEEKHHENRAVALTDEILKPDVREEEDRTRRRMFVLQYVQPGLAGLMDGSVSTLAPLFAAAFATHQNWQTFLVGLAASIGAGISMGFAEALSDDGSLTGRGSPWLRGITCGAMTTLGGLGHTMPYLVPDAWPNAFWIATGIAGLVVFFELWAIAFIRARYMDTPFLQAVFQIVLGGAIVLAVGILIGAA, from the coding sequence GTGAAGAACTTTGCCGATTTGACCGAGCGCGAGGTGCTTGCGGTCGCGATCTCCTCCGAGGAGCAGGACAGCCGCATCTACATGACCTTCGCCGAGGATTTGCGAGAGCGCTATCCGGATACGGCCAAGATCTTCGAGGAGATGGCGGAGGAGGAGCGCGGCCACCGGCATCGCCTGCTCCAGCTCTTTGAAGAGCGTTTCGGCCCGCATCTGCCGCCGATCCGCCGCGAGGACGTCAAGGGCTTTCTGCGCCGGCGCCCGATCTGGCTGACCAAGAACCTGCCACTCGACACGATCCGGAAAGAAGTCGAGACCATGGAGCTCGAGGCTGAGCGCTTTTACGCGCGCGCCGCCGAGCAGGCAAAGGATGTCGGCGTGCGCCGCCTGCTGGGCGATCTCGCCGAGGAAGAAAAGCATCACGAGAACCGCGCAGTCGCTCTGACCGACGAGATCCTCAAGCCCGACGTGCGCGAGGAAGAAGACCGCACGCGTCGGCGGATGTTCGTGCTTCAATATGTGCAACCCGGCCTCGCCGGCCTGATGGACGGCTCGGTCTCGACGCTGGCGCCGCTGTTCGCGGCGGCGTTCGCCACCCACCAGAACTGGCAGACTTTTCTCGTCGGCCTTGCCGCCTCGATCGGCGCCGGCATCAGCATGGGCTTTGCAGAGGCGCTGTCCGACGACGGCTCGCTGACGGGGCGCGGCTCGCCCTGGCTGCGCGGCATCACCTGTGGCGCGATGACGACGCTGGGCGGCCTCGGCCACACCATGCCCTATCTCGTACCAGACGCATGGCCCAACGCCTTCTGGATCGCGACCGGTATCGCCGGCCTCGTCGTGTTCTTCGAATTGTGGGCGATCGCCTTCATCCGCGCCCGCTACATGGACACGCCGTTCCTCCAGGCGGTGTTCCAGATCGTGCTCGGTGGCGCGATCGTGCTGGCGGTGGGAATATTGATCGGGGCGGCGTAG
- a CDS encoding cytochrome b codes for MTNRLQYGTPAKIFHWLIVALLAVQYPIGWLMPDLHRDMRPGAGMTFHVSIGITVLALTALRLAWRVTHPVAPESSLPAWQRISSEAIHWLLYALVLATTISGWLFASFRGWSLSFFYLVPLPMLASGNAAAGRTIDGLHQAMEWALLVTIAVHVAAALAHIFVYRDRVMQRMLPG; via the coding sequence ATGACCAACCGTCTTCAATACGGCACGCCAGCCAAGATCTTCCACTGGCTCATCGTCGCGCTGCTTGCCGTGCAATATCCGATCGGCTGGCTGATGCCGGATCTCCACCGCGACATGCGTCCGGGTGCCGGCATGACGTTTCATGTCTCGATCGGGATCACGGTTCTGGCGCTGACGGCACTCCGCCTCGCCTGGCGTGTCACCCATCCCGTCGCGCCCGAGAGCTCGCTGCCCGCCTGGCAGCGCATCTCGTCGGAGGCCATTCACTGGCTGCTCTACGCGCTGGTGCTGGCGACGACGATTTCGGGTTGGCTGTTTGCGTCCTTTCGCGGATGGTCGCTGTCTTTCTTCTATCTCGTGCCGCTGCCAATGCTGGCATCTGGCAACGCAGCGGCCGGCAGAACCATCGACGGCCTCCACCAGGCGATGGAATGGGCGCTGCTCGTCACCATCGCGGTTCATGTCGCCGCCGCGCTCGCGCATATCTTCGTCTATCGCGACCGTGTGATGCAGCGAATGCTACCCGGATAA
- a CDS encoding glutathione S-transferase family protein, translated as MKLSFSAASPFARKVRIAAIELGLIDKIEFTPATVAPGTVNEDYSKITPLKKLPVLITNDGDVILDSYVIVEYLNEMAGGSLIPDYGPRRWKAKTNHSLINGMLDSMLLCRYEKMVRPQGLQWQAWSDDHWNRAWTGMARFENMPEVLNGPFDISQIGLVCVLGYADFRFADCGWRKAYPKLDAFHQKMLERPSVKISVPPAA; from the coding sequence ATGAAACTCTCCTTCTCCGCTGCCTCGCCCTTCGCCCGCAAGGTGCGCATCGCCGCGATCGAGCTCGGGCTGATCGACAAGATCGAGTTCACGCCGGCGACCGTCGCTCCGGGCACGGTGAACGAGGACTATTCGAAGATCACGCCGCTGAAGAAGCTGCCGGTGCTGATCACCAATGACGGCGACGTGATTTTGGACTCCTACGTCATCGTCGAATATCTCAACGAGATGGCCGGCGGCAGCCTTATCCCGGACTACGGTCCGCGGCGCTGGAAGGCGAAGACCAATCATTCGCTCATCAATGGCATGCTCGATTCCATGCTGCTGTGCCGCTACGAAAAGATGGTGCGACCGCAGGGCCTGCAATGGCAGGCGTGGTCGGACGACCACTGGAACCGGGCATGGACCGGCATGGCGCGGTTCGAGAACATGCCTGAGGTGCTGAACGGCCCGTTCGACATCTCGCAGATCGGCCTCGTCTGCGTGCTCGGCTATGCGGACTTCCGCTTCGCCGATTGCGGCTGGCGCAAGGCCTATCCGAAACTCGACGCCTTCCATCAGAAGATGCTCGAGCGGCCCTCGGTCAAGATCTCGGTGCCACCAGCCGCATAA
- a CDS encoding MBL fold metallo-hydrolase: MSLKFSVGDLIIHRVIEQETSFVPALEMLPGLTPEVLAENRDWMRQAKALDDQDVLMLAFQSYVVKTPHHTILIDSCIGNDKPRPNRPKWNMKTDDTYLRALNGAGVSVDDIDFVMCTHLHVDHVGWNTRLENGRWVPTFPKARYVFTRQEYDHWFSENAKTEIPPFADSVLPVVEANRHELVGNDHQIGDHVRIVPTPGHTPGHVAIAMGRGKDDAVFSGDLMHSPLQTLYPELSIKFDVDPAKAATTRRGFLERYCGTDTLCCTAHFPSPSVGKIKRKGSAFVCAAV, from the coding sequence ATGAGCCTGAAGTTCTCGGTCGGCGATCTCATCATCCATCGCGTCATCGAGCAGGAAACCTCGTTCGTCCCGGCACTGGAGATGCTGCCGGGACTGACGCCGGAGGTGCTGGCCGAGAACCGGGACTGGATGCGGCAAGCCAAGGCACTGGACGATCAGGACGTGTTGATGCTGGCGTTCCAGTCCTATGTGGTGAAGACGCCGCACCACACCATTTTGATCGACAGTTGCATCGGCAACGACAAGCCGCGCCCCAATCGCCCGAAATGGAACATGAAGACCGACGATACTTATCTGCGCGCGCTCAATGGCGCCGGCGTCTCGGTCGACGACATCGACTTCGTGATGTGCACGCATCTGCATGTCGATCACGTCGGCTGGAACACGCGGCTGGAGAACGGCCGCTGGGTGCCGACCTTCCCCAAGGCACGTTACGTGTTCACCAGGCAGGAATACGACCACTGGTTCTCGGAGAATGCAAAGACGGAGATCCCGCCTTTCGCCGACAGCGTGCTGCCGGTCGTCGAGGCCAACAGGCACGAGCTCGTCGGCAACGATCACCAGATCGGCGATCATGTCCGCATCGTGCCGACGCCGGGCCACACGCCGGGTCACGTCGCCATCGCGATGGGACGCGGCAAGGACGACGCGGTGTTTTCCGGCGATCTGATGCACTCGCCGCTGCAGACGCTTTATCCTGAGCTGTCGATCAAGTTCGACGTCGATCCGGCCAAGGCGGCGACGACACGCCGCGGCTTTCTCGAACGCTATTGCGGCACCGACACGCTGTGCTGCACCGCGCATTTCCCTTCGCCCTCGGTGGGGAAGATCAAGCGCAAGGGCAGCGCATTCGTGTGTGCGGCCGTTTAG
- a CDS encoding NADPH:quinone reductase, which yields MKAVWYEQTGPAADVLTYGEMPTPVAGPGEVRIRLEASGVNPADVGRRGGSYRTMEFARVIPNSDGAGFVDQIGDGVTRFKISDRVWLFNGQRNGRAFGTAAEYIALAEKLVTPLPDDLSFAEGATLGIPGMTAWCSLFAGGPLVGKTVLVTGGAGAVGHYAVQLAKWGGARVIATVSSAMKGEQARRAGADLVINYKHEDVVAKAMAFTGGRGVDRVVEVDFGGNIATTLKLMAVNSTIAVYATNGNRTPTLPMRELMEKCINLQSLVLFALPPALLAAAQADMTKWLLAGQRIHNVAAQFALSDTAQAHLAVERGDKLGTVIVDCAR from the coding sequence GTGAAGGCAGTCTGGTACGAGCAGACAGGACCGGCGGCGGACGTTCTCACCTATGGTGAGATGCCAACGCCGGTCGCGGGTCCGGGCGAAGTCCGCATTCGCCTGGAGGCCTCCGGCGTCAATCCGGCCGATGTCGGTCGTCGCGGCGGAAGCTACCGCACGATGGAGTTTGCGCGCGTCATTCCGAACAGCGACGGCGCGGGATTCGTCGACCAGATCGGCGACGGCGTGACGCGCTTCAAGATCAGCGATCGGGTCTGGCTGTTCAACGGTCAGCGCAACGGCCGCGCCTTCGGCACGGCCGCGGAATATATCGCGCTCGCCGAGAAGCTGGTGACGCCGCTGCCGGACGATCTCTCCTTCGCGGAAGGCGCGACGCTCGGCATCCCGGGGATGACCGCGTGGTGCTCGCTGTTTGCGGGCGGGCCGCTCGTCGGCAAGACCGTGCTGGTCACCGGCGGCGCCGGTGCGGTCGGCCATTATGCGGTGCAGCTCGCCAAATGGGGCGGCGCCCGGGTGATCGCGACGGTCAGTTCGGCGATGAAGGGCGAGCAGGCCAGGCGCGCGGGCGCCGATCTCGTGATCAACTACAAGCACGAGGACGTCGTCGCCAAGGCGATGGCCTTCACCGGCGGGCGCGGGGTCGACCGCGTGGTCGAGGTCGATTTCGGCGGCAACATCGCGACGACGCTGAAGCTGATGGCGGTGAACTCCACCATTGCCGTCTACGCCACCAACGGCAATCGCACGCCAACGCTGCCAATGCGCGAGCTGATGGAAAAGTGTATCAACCTGCAATCGCTCGTGCTGTTCGCGCTGCCGCCGGCGCTGCTCGCAGCGGCACAAGCCGACATGACAAAGTGGCTATTGGCGGGTCAGCGGATTCACAATGTCGCGGCGCAGTTCGCGCTGTCGGATACTGCGCAGGCCCATCTTGCCGTGGAGAGGGGCGACAAGCTCGGTACCGTGATCGTCGACTGCGCTCGATAG
- a CDS encoding CvpA family protein: MNSFDLAVYAALAIAIGFGFRTGLLGSAMTILAYLLAAPIAVALMPLIVPQVAANPNAPLFQNWIWFFGIFLVVGMLFGYLGRLALSDTIRDAGIGDRLGGAALGAIRVGLVATTLVLVFDQIVPPNRQPPFLAGSHLRPLFSMVGQMGFKSLPPEAAAAIDRLKQERRI, from the coding sequence ATGAACAGTTTCGATCTCGCCGTCTATGCGGCGCTCGCAATTGCGATCGGCTTCGGTTTCCGGACCGGTCTGCTCGGCAGCGCCATGACCATCCTCGCTTATCTGCTCGCCGCCCCCATCGCTGTCGCGCTGATGCCGCTGATCGTGCCCCAGGTCGCCGCCAATCCGAACGCGCCGCTGTTTCAGAACTGGATCTGGTTCTTCGGCATCTTCCTGGTCGTCGGCATGTTGTTCGGATATCTCGGCCGCCTCGCGCTGAGCGACACGATCCGCGACGCCGGGATCGGCGACCGCCTCGGCGGCGCCGCGCTCGGCGCCATCAGGGTCGGGCTCGTCGCCACGACGCTGGTGCTGGTGTTCGACCAGATCGTGCCGCCGAACCGGCAGCCGCCGTTCCTGGCCGGCTCGCATCTGCGGCCGCTGTTCTCGATGGTCGGGCAGATGGGCTTCAAATCGCTGCCGCCGGAGGCCGCGGCCGCGATCGACCGCCTGAAGCAGGAGCGGCGAATCTAA